The Fuerstiella sp. genome has a segment encoding these proteins:
- a CDS encoding PQQ-binding-like beta-propeller repeat protein: MTHRLSSLMVLLLSSVLLAGCSGPAESGSGTGPTASGISLDTKTSSPEDSAKAPAVSTEQESAAVAAHAPAKDGETQPLASGEQTAEEPAAEDTVITESTTAQVTLAESVNTGEETSVTAGDWPQWGLNNSRNMVNATTGTNLEIEPPSSDKGGQGVIWTFRLGSQTYGNPVVADGRVFVGTNNGAEYREQHKGDRGVVLCVSEDEGQLLWQLTREKLPAGRVNDWPEQGICSTPCIENGRMYVVTNRCELMCIDVEGFHDGENDGPYQDEVDSEDLDADIIWIYDMIEELGVFPHNLATSSPLTHKDLVLLTTSNGVDEAHLEVPSPRAPSFIAVNKNTGELVWEADFPSMDSKAPERFANILHGQWGSPALAIIDGTAQAFMPGGDGVLYSLDAETGDLLWWFDLNPKDTVWELGGRGTRNAIISTPVAIGNDVVLAVGQDPEHGEGVGHLYRIDTTKRGDISPQIADGNNWVNNPESGQIWHYGGIDSDGSVTGEEEGLIFRRTMSTVAVTDGRLYAADLSGFLHCLDYETGQRKWIHDTFAAVWGSPMVVDGHVLLGDEDGELVILKAGDTEQELSTLQFDSAIYSTPTIANGTLFVSDRSQLYAFRIQ, translated from the coding sequence ATGACACATCGACTGTCCTCTCTGATGGTCCTTCTGCTCTCCTCTGTGTTGCTCGCAGGCTGCTCTGGTCCTGCTGAAAGCGGTTCCGGTACCGGCCCGACCGCGTCAGGAATCTCGCTCGATACGAAAACATCTTCTCCCGAAGATTCAGCGAAAGCACCCGCTGTTTCGACCGAACAGGAATCAGCAGCAGTCGCGGCACACGCACCAGCAAAGGATGGGGAAACACAACCCCTGGCATCCGGCGAACAAACAGCAGAAGAACCCGCTGCAGAAGATACGGTCATCACAGAATCAACTACCGCCCAAGTTACTTTAGCAGAATCTGTCAACACGGGTGAGGAGACATCTGTCACTGCAGGTGACTGGCCGCAATGGGGGTTAAACAATTCTCGAAACATGGTGAACGCCACCACGGGCACCAACCTTGAAATCGAACCTCCCTCATCCGACAAAGGTGGCCAAGGCGTCATTTGGACGTTTCGCCTGGGGTCTCAGACTTACGGTAATCCAGTCGTGGCAGATGGCCGGGTGTTCGTGGGAACAAACAACGGAGCAGAATATCGCGAGCAGCATAAGGGTGACCGCGGTGTGGTGCTGTGCGTGAGTGAAGATGAAGGACAACTGTTGTGGCAGCTGACACGGGAAAAACTGCCGGCAGGTCGGGTGAATGACTGGCCTGAACAGGGGATCTGTTCCACTCCCTGTATCGAAAACGGTCGCATGTACGTGGTTACCAATCGGTGTGAGCTGATGTGCATCGACGTCGAAGGTTTCCACGATGGTGAAAACGATGGTCCGTATCAGGACGAAGTGGACAGTGAAGACCTTGATGCAGATATTATCTGGATCTACGACATGATCGAAGAACTCGGAGTGTTTCCACACAATCTTGCAACCTCGTCCCCTCTGACCCACAAAGACCTGGTGCTGCTGACAACATCCAATGGAGTTGACGAAGCTCACCTTGAAGTCCCCTCCCCGCGAGCACCAAGCTTCATCGCCGTAAACAAGAACACGGGAGAACTGGTCTGGGAAGCCGACTTTCCGTCCATGGATTCGAAAGCTCCTGAACGATTTGCCAATATCCTGCACGGACAGTGGGGTTCACCTGCACTGGCAATTATCGATGGCACGGCGCAGGCCTTTATGCCGGGTGGTGACGGCGTTTTGTACTCACTGGATGCAGAGACAGGAGATCTACTCTGGTGGTTTGACCTCAACCCCAAAGATACCGTATGGGAACTTGGCGGTCGCGGAACTCGGAATGCCATCATTTCCACTCCGGTTGCTATTGGTAACGACGTCGTACTGGCAGTCGGACAGGATCCGGAACATGGCGAAGGAGTCGGACACCTTTACCGTATCGATACAACGAAGCGTGGTGACATCAGCCCTCAAATCGCCGACGGCAATAACTGGGTGAACAACCCGGAAAGCGGTCAAATCTGGCATTACGGAGGGATTGACAGCGACGGAAGCGTCACAGGCGAAGAAGAAGGACTGATCTTCCGCCGCACAATGTCGACTGTTGCAGTGACCGATGGACGGCTTTATGCCGCTGACCTGAGTGGATTTCTGCACTGTCTGGACTATGAAACAGGTCAACGCAAATGGATCCATGATACATTCGCTGCTGTCTGGGGATCACCAATGGTCGTTGACGGACACGTGCTGCTGGGAGATGAAGACGGCGAACTCGTTATCCTGAAAGCCGGCGACACAGAGCAGGAGCTGTCGACGCTGCAGTTTGACAGTGCCATCTACAGTACACCGACGATTGCTAACGGAACACTGTTTGTCTCCGACCGTTCTCAGCTGTACGCTTTCAGAATACAGTAA